In Bacteroidota bacterium, a genomic segment contains:
- a CDS encoding M13 family metallopeptidase, with protein sequence MTKKITFTLLAVSITAVCFGQAKPSKTGSLPKNKPVELSNFDNSTKPTENFYQYVNGGWLKNNPIPASESRWGAFSEVQEYNYAVLKTLLQECAQQSATAAPGSSTQKIGTLYKLGMDSMKLEADGITPIMEDLKAIAAIKTKEEGVKLVYNMFRGVGAPFFNFYAFADAKNSTLVVPQIGQGGLGMPDRDYYFKDDPRTVNIRASYKEYITSSFEVAFGKSDRTALVADKIMEIETRLAKVSLTRVERRDNEKTYNKISFADLDTKMPLFGWKNFFQLIQAPAAEYFIMDNPAFFSEVNTLMRDMPIEDWKTYLEWNAIRNAQGYLNHAMVNESFKFYSQTMQGTKEMKPRWKRVLNTVDGNLGELLGQEYCNRTFTPETKERCLRMVTNIGQTFEKRITALDWMEESTKQKALQKLSTFIKKIGYPDKWKDFDKLTIKEDSYYANIKRASVFEFDYMVSKIGKPVDRTEWMMSPPTVNAYYNPSYNEIVFPAGILQPPFFNADADDAINYGGIGAVIGHEMTHGFDDEGRNFDAEGNLKNWWTTDDSAKFAAKTAMLVEQFNSFMVLDTVHVNGELTLGENIADLGGITISYDAFMQTQRGRPSPTLIDGFTPQQRFFIGWAQVWRNNIRDAAMAQRIMTDPHSPGVYRCNAPLMNFPPFYEAFGIKPGDKMFRKKKKEQKSGKRIFK encoded by the coding sequence ATGACTAAAAAAATTACTTTTACTCTGCTTGCTGTAAGCATTACGGCTGTATGCTTTGGGCAGGCCAAGCCATCAAAAACAGGATCGCTACCAAAAAACAAACCGGTAGAGCTTTCAAATTTTGATAATTCAACAAAGCCAACTGAAAACTTCTATCAGTATGTGAATGGCGGATGGTTGAAAAACAATCCGATTCCGGCAAGTGAAAGCCGTTGGGGAGCATTTAGCGAAGTGCAGGAGTACAATTACGCAGTGCTTAAAACACTTTTACAAGAATGTGCACAGCAAAGTGCCACCGCAGCACCCGGCAGTTCAACCCAAAAAATTGGTACACTTTATAAGTTAGGTATGGACAGCATGAAGCTTGAGGCCGATGGCATTACCCCTATTATGGAAGACCTAAAAGCTATTGCAGCCATTAAGACCAAAGAAGAAGGAGTAAAATTGGTTTATAATATGTTTCGAGGGGTTGGGGCGCCTTTCTTTAATTTCTATGCATTTGCCGATGCCAAAAATAGCACCCTGGTAGTGCCGCAAATAGGACAAGGTGGCCTTGGTATGCCTGATCGTGATTACTATTTCAAAGATGATCCACGTACTGTAAACATACGTGCAAGTTATAAAGAATACATTACAAGTAGTTTTGAAGTCGCATTTGGAAAAAGTGATCGCACTGCATTAGTTGCCGACAAAATTATGGAAATTGAAACGCGCCTTGCTAAAGTATCGCTTACACGCGTTGAACGTAGAGATAACGAAAAAACATATAATAAAATCTCGTTTGCCGACCTTGATACAAAAATGCCATTGTTTGGTTGGAAAAATTTTTTCCAGCTAATTCAGGCTCCTGCAGCAGAATACTTTATAATGGATAATCCTGCATTTTTTAGCGAGGTAAATACCCTAATGCGTGATATGCCCATTGAAGATTGGAAAACTTATCTGGAATGGAATGCCATACGCAATGCGCAAGGCTATCTGAATCATGCCATGGTAAACGAAAGCTTCAAATTTTACTCGCAAACCATGCAGGGAACTAAAGAAATGAAACCACGTTGGAAGCGTGTTTTGAATACTGTGGATGGTAACCTTGGCGAATTGCTTGGACAAGAATATTGCAATCGCACATTTACACCTGAAACCAAAGAGCGTTGTCTTAGAATGGTTACTAACATTGGACAAACTTTTGAAAAACGCATTACTGCTCTCGACTGGATGGAAGAATCTACCAAACAAAAAGCCTTACAAAAATTATCAACCTTTATAAAGAAAATTGGATATCCTGATAAGTGGAAAGATTTTGACAAACTAACTATTAAAGAGGACTCCTACTATGCCAACATAAAACGTGCAAGTGTATTTGAATTTGATTACATGGTTAGCAAAATAGGCAAGCCTGTAGACCGCACCGAATGGATGATGTCGCCACCAACGGTTAATGCCTATTATAATCCTTCGTATAATGAAATTGTTTTTCCTGCAGGAATCTTACAGCCTCCATTTTTTAATGCCGATGCAGATGATGCCATAAATTACGGAGGTATTGGAGCAGTTATAGGTCATGAGATGACACATGGTTTTGATGATGAAGGACGTAACTTTGATGCTGAAGGTAATTTGAAAAACTGGTGGACTACTGATGATTCAGCAAAGTTTGCTGCGAAAACTGCAATGTTGGTAGAGCAATTTAATAGCTTTATGGTATTAGATACGGTGCATGTAAATGGTGAACTTACGTTAGGCGAAAACATAGCAGATCTTGGAGGAATAACAATATCCTACGATGCATTTATGCAAACGCAACGTGGTCGCCCTTCCCCAACATTAATTGACGGGTTTACACCACAACAGCGTTTCTTTATCGGTTGGGCGCAAGTTTGGAGAAATAATATTCGTGATGCCGCAATGGCACAGCGCATTATGACTGATCCTCATTCGCCTGGTGTTTATCGTTGCAATGCTCCGTTAATGAACTTCCCTCCATTTTACGAAGCATTTGGTATTAAGCCTGGAGATAAAATGTTTAGAAAGAAAAAGAAAGAGCAAAAATCTGGTAAGAGAATTTTTAAGTAA
- a CDS encoding DUF2807 domain-containing protein: MRKIIFWICIPLIGIMQSCSDTVVGEGDVITNKRKVSTFKRIKVEATADIYVNISTINELTVTAQKNIEELIHTKVIDETLIIYSDKVYSTDEGVVIQLNSNDLSYIKASGAGNVFCKAPLTTQDLDLELSGAGTMELNVAAITVSADLSGAGLIKLKGNCNEAKYKVSGAGKLDAFELVADECKVDLSGIGVAEVNASEELNASVSGAGNVYYTGAATNLKTNISGLGKVERKN, from the coding sequence ATGAGAAAAATAATATTTTGGATATGCATTCCACTTATAGGAATAATGCAGAGTTGTTCGGATACGGTTGTAGGCGAAGGCGATGTAATTACGAACAAACGTAAAGTGAGTACCTTTAAGCGCATTAAAGTTGAGGCTACAGCTGATATTTACGTTAATATAAGTACAATAAATGAGCTGACGGTAACAGCGCAAAAAAATATTGAAGAACTAATTCACACTAAAGTGATTGATGAAACACTTATAATATACAGCGACAAAGTATACAGTACTGATGAAGGAGTAGTTATTCAATTAAATTCTAATGACCTATCCTATATAAAGGCAAGTGGCGCAGGCAATGTATTTTGCAAAGCACCTTTAACAACACAAGACCTTGATCTAGAGCTGTCGGGTGCTGGCACTATGGAACTTAATGTAGCAGCAATAACAGTGAGCGCTGACTTGTCGGGAGCAGGACTAATAAAATTAAAAGGTAATTGCAACGAAGCAAAATATAAGGTGTCGGGTGCCGGTAAACTTGACGCGTTTGAATTGGTAGCAGATGAATGTAAGGTAGACTTAAGTGGAATAGGGGTAGCAGAAGTAAATGCTAGTGAAGAACTAAATGCATCGGTAAGTGGTGCTGGCAATGTATATTATACCGGAGCAGCTACTAACTTAAAAACTAATATTTCGGGTTTAGGAAAAGTTGAACGTAAAAATTAA
- a CDS encoding alpha/beta hydrolase, with protein sequence MRINYPEKFYDNRPSMIFIHGLCCNQTAWQYSIAYLKDWFNCITIDLYESIGEPNHSNFEVANLTTLICEAIKSHQLSNLTICGHSFGGQLAINICNEAPELFEQAVLIAPAGIENYSHFEQLMINQGARNLPTKLFTKIEEYLHLSFYHYDKHYRDLAISLFSSFNKLDSESQKKFFSTQLSEVLAANVNFKNKFNKPVLVIFGNMDSLVPNIVLHPYLTSRMMAAHTARLFTHASYRLINDAGHFPMLEQPEDVNQLIKKFAYTGTVTQPSQL encoded by the coding sequence GTGCGCATAAACTATCCCGAAAAGTTTTACGACAATCGTCCATCCATGATTTTTATTCATGGACTGTGTTGTAATCAAACAGCTTGGCAATACTCCATAGCATACTTAAAAGATTGGTTTAATTGCATCACCATCGATTTGTATGAAAGTATAGGTGAGCCAAATCATTCAAATTTTGAAGTTGCCAATCTTACCACACTAATTTGCGAGGCAATTAAATCGCATCAACTTTCTAACCTGACTATTTGCGGCCATTCATTTGGTGGGCAATTGGCTATCAATATCTGTAACGAAGCTCCTGAATTATTTGAGCAAGCTGTACTTATTGCACCTGCAGGGATTGAAAATTACTCCCATTTTGAGCAGCTGATGATTAATCAGGGAGCGCGTAATTTACCAACCAAGCTGTTTACAAAAATCGAAGAGTATCTGCATTTATCCTTTTATCATTATGATAAACATTATCGCGATTTAGCCATTAGCTTATTTTCAAGTTTTAACAAACTTGATAGCGAGAGCCAGAAAAAATTCTTTTCGACACAGTTAAGCGAAGTTTTGGCCGCTAATGTAAATTTCAAGAATAAATTTAATAAACCCGTGTTGGTAATTTTTGGTAATATGGACAGTCTTGTTCCTAACATCGTATTGCATCCATACCTTACCAGCAGGATGATGGCCGCACACACTGCTCGCTTATTCACTCATGCTTCCTACAGGTTAATAAATGATGCCGGTCATTTTCCGATGCTCGAACAACCCGAAGATGTAAATCAACTAATAAAAAAGTTTGCGTATACAGGCACCGTTACTCAACCCAGTCAGCTATAA
- a CDS encoding PD40 domain-containing protein has product MKNIFLSIGLFSISASCIAQNDTNWIASELRFKEEKHLTNIKQLTFGGDNAEAYFSFNDSLLTFQVTNKNWKLDCDQIFYFNWRTANLKENLPQMISNNTGRTTCSYFMPGDTSIIFASTHSGQHGCPAVPAKRSDHKYVWPIYADYDIYVSDLKGNLIKRMTDTPGYDAEATVSPKGDKIVFTSTRSGDLELWAMDIDGNNAKQITDQLGYDGGAFFSPDGSKLIFRASRPSTDEEKEIYNSLAKENLVMPTQMSLYMCNADGSGLRKITDLANASWAPFFHPSGEKVIFASNYKSKRGLPFNLYMIKLDGTGLEQITYDTMFDSFPMFSNDGRKLIFSSNRNNNGTTETNLFIADWVE; this is encoded by the coding sequence ATGAAAAACATATTTTTAAGTATTGGTCTTTTTTCCATAAGTGCAAGTTGCATAGCACAAAATGATACCAACTGGATTGCTTCAGAATTGCGATTTAAAGAAGAAAAGCATCTGACCAACATAAAGCAATTAACCTTTGGTGGTGACAATGCAGAGGCATATTTTAGTTTTAACGATAGCTTGCTCACCTTTCAGGTAACCAACAAAAACTGGAAATTGGATTGCGACCAAATTTTTTACTTCAATTGGCGAACAGCAAATCTTAAAGAAAACCTGCCTCAAATGATAAGCAATAATACCGGCCGAACTACTTGCTCCTATTTTATGCCTGGCGATACAAGTATTATATTTGCAAGTACGCATAGCGGACAGCATGGATGTCCAGCGGTACCAGCCAAGCGCAGCGACCATAAGTATGTGTGGCCAATTTATGCGGATTATGATATTTATGTAAGCGACTTAAAAGGGAATCTTATTAAACGTATGACCGATACACCAGGCTATGATGCCGAAGCAACCGTATCGCCCAAAGGCGATAAGATTGTATTTACAAGCACTCGTTCGGGCGATTTGGAATTGTGGGCAATGGACATTGATGGCAATAATGCCAAGCAAATAACCGATCAGTTAGGTTATGATGGCGGTGCCTTCTTTAGCCCTGATGGGAGTAAATTAATATTTAGAGCTTCGCGCCCATCAACTGACGAAGAGAAAGAAATTTATAACTCGCTTGCTAAAGAAAACCTGGTTATGCCTACGCAAATGAGCTTGTATATGTGTAATGCCGATGGAAGTGGTTTGCGCAAAATAACAGATTTAGCCAATGCCAGTTGGGCTCCCTTTTTTCATCCTTCGGGCGAAAAAGTAATTTTTGCAAGCAATTATAAATCCAAGCGTGGCTTGCCTTTCAATTTATACATGATAAAGTTGGATGGCACAGGCCTTGAGCAAATAACATATGACACCATGTTTGACTCCTTCCCCATGTTTTCGAATGATGGAAGAAAACTAATTTTCAGCAGTAACCGAAACAACAATGGCACCACCGAAACCAACCTGTTTATAGCTGACTGGGTTGAGTAA